One region of Anoplopoma fimbria isolate UVic2021 breed Golden Eagle Sablefish chromosome 10, Afim_UVic_2022, whole genome shotgun sequence genomic DNA includes:
- the LOC129097464 gene encoding cholecystokinin-like: protein MTAGLCVCVVLAVLCTSCLGLPFSSQPLDEGHRSASAVSEALLEGDTHTLGEHHLQHSRSAPQLKALPLAEEDADSRANLSELLARLISTRKGSVRRNSTANNRANGLSANHRIADRDYLGWMDFGRRSAEEYEYSS, encoded by the exons aTGACtgcagggctgtgtgtgtgtgtcgtgctGGCAGTCTTGTGTACGAGCTGTTTGGggctccccttctcctcccagCCTCTAGATGAAGGCCACCGCTCCGCATCCGCTGTTTCTGAAG CTCTCCTTGAGGGTGACACCCACACCTTGGGAGAGCATCACCTTCAACACAGCCGCTCTGCCCCCCAGCTGAAAGCTCTTCCTCTGGCTGAGGAGGATGCAGACTCCCGAGCAAATCTCAGCGAGCTGCTGGCAAGACTCATCTCCACCAGGAAAG gtTCTGTGCGTAGAAACTCCACGGCGAACAACAGAGCCAACGGACTGAGTGCCAACCACCGGATAGCAGACAGGGACTACTTGGGGTGGATGGATTTCGGCCGCCGCAGTGCAGAGGAGTACGAGTACTCCTCGTAA
- the LOC129097692 gene encoding trafficking kinesin-binding protein 1-like has product MTKTYNDIDAVTRLLEEKERDLELAARIGQSLLKKNRTLTEQNEYLEERVAQITEEVAQLHHELNLKDELLQFYTNAAEESEDESSSSPTSKVETASGGTLQKKLQELEEENLSLRSEAHHLKSETEIYEEKEQQLVNECVKELRLSSLQISTIAEELARKTGDASRQQEEITHLLSQIVDLQKKTKSFAVENEELSQHLVAAKDAQRQLTAELQELDEKYLECIEMLHEAQEELKNLRNRNFPAGTPRRFHPLGLYPMDSLAAEIEGTMRKELSLDDPECEEQNHRRRVFETVKNVNQTVRQRSLTPTNANIPGSNQSLSARTSPQSSGLCTPHSSVYGGDVSGDGVALDNRTQSILMETAANQDSNTDNRDKKATGPEDLRIALRRLSLRRQNNLSERRFFEDERRRGGHGGLHDSLVQESPLTPSESIMSLGNLHLWASRGPYLPDKLQIVKPLEGSATLHHWQQLAQPHLGVILDARPGVVPKGYRPLELELEQVYPWGGFEEDEPGEQYFQNLPTSSTSTACASPAVTSTSSTTEANLVPPPPSLVLPDLPSPSPSPHLSNTDVLAAYYPGKSMAHTSSTYTFTTCRILHPTDELTRVTPSLNPVPASSSCVMTSTLLGTPIATPCTPRRLGLRPSESSTNLRDATRTTSTSLGLVRLLQERGISAAMYHQSQGSEYGQGGVLFSTSITPNRAPNPDPLGPSTPPSSPTGQGASAVPTSAGFDFKSPSYDNFLTSKPARSILKEVTGRMRGRQRGKDCESQTDVSVTVHNLNLLDKVKRLGVGGGPGGRAMSPGPILGPLGGLRRSGSPFGPEGMRRNRSYPAMVGASMAMKAPGPQE; this is encoded by the exons ATGACGAAGACCTACAATGACATCGATGCCGTCACACGTCTGTTGGAGGAG aaagagagagatttggAGTTGGCTGCCAGAATCGGCCAGTCGCTTCTCAAGAAGAACCGAACTCTGACGGAGCAGAACGAATATCTGGAGGAGCGAGTGGCACAAATCACAGAGGAG GTGGCCCAGCTGCACCACGAGCTGAACCTGAAGGATGAGCTGCTGCAGTTTTACACCAACGCAGCGGAGGAGAGCGAGGACGAGTCCAGCAGCTCCCCAAC AAGTAAAGTGGAAACTGCTTCAGGAGGAACACTCCAGAAGAAACTCCAAGAGCTGGAAGAGGAGAACCTCTCCCTCCGCTCAGag GCACACCATCTGAAATCAGAGACTGAAATTTATGAAGAAAAGGAGCAGCAGCTTGTCAATGAATGTGTGAAAGAGCTCC GGTTGTCCAGTCTCCAAATCTCCACCATAGCGGAGGAATTGGCTCGTAAGACTGGGGATGCTTCCCGCCAGCAAGAGGAGATCACACACCTCCTCTCTCAGATCGTAGACCTGCAGAAGAAAACCAAATCT TTTGCGGTGGAGAATGAGGAGCTTTCTCAACACCTGGTGGCAGCTAAAGACGCCCAAAGGCAGCTAACAGCAGAG CTCCAGGAGTTGGACGAGAAGTATTTAGAGTGTATAGAGATGCTGCACGAGgcccaggaggagctgaagaaccTGAGGAACAGGAACTTCCCTGCAGGAACCCCTCGACGCTTCCATCCTCTGGGACTGTACCCGATG gattcTCTGGCAGCTGAGATCGAGGGAACGATGAGGAAGGAGTTGAGCCTGGATGACCCCGAGTGTGAGGAACAGAA CCATCGGAGGCGCGTGTTCGAGACGGTGAAGAACGTCAACCAGACGGTCCGCCAGCGCTCTCTGACCCCGACCAACGCCAACATCCCGGGCTCCAACCAGTCTCTGTCGGCGCGTACGTCGCCACAGTCCAGCGGCCTCTGCACACCTCACTCCAGCGTGTACGGAGGTGACGTCAGCGGAGACGGTGTTGCCCTCGACAACCGAACGCAGAGCATCCTGATGGAGACGGCGGCCAATCAGGATAG CAACACAGATAATCGAGATAAGAAGGCCACCGGGCCTGAGGATCTGCGTATCGCCCTGCGCCGTCTGTCACTTCGACGACAAAACAACCTGAGCGAGAGGCGCTTCTTTGAAGATGAGCGCAGACGGGGAGGACACGGAGGTCTGCACGACTCCCTGGTCCAGGAGAGCCCGCTGACCCCCTCGGAGAGCATCATGTCCCTTGGGAACCTCCACCTTTGGGCCTCACGAGGGCCCTACCTCCCCGACAAGCTCCAGATCGTCAAACCGCTCGAAG GCTCTGCCACGCTGCATCACTGGCAGCAGTTAGCCCAGCCGCACCTCGGTGTGATTCTGGACGCCAGGCCGGGAGTCGTACCGAAGGGCTACAGACCCCTCGAACTGGAGCTGGagcag GTTTATCCCTGGGGTGGCTTTGAGGAGGATGAACCGGGGGAGCAATACTTCCAGAATCtgcccacctcctccacctccaccgccTGTGCATCCCCAGCCGtgacctccacctccagcacGACTGAGGCAAACCTCGTGCCACCTCCGCCCAGCCTCGTTCTACCTGACCTACCATCTCCGTCCCCATCGCCACATCTCAGCAACACTGACGTCCTGG CTGCATACTACCCAGGTAAAAGCATGGCCCACACCAGCTCTACCTACACCTTCACAACGTGTCGCATCCTCCACCCGACCGATGAGCTGACGCGAGTCACGCCAAG TCTGAACCCAGTCCCAGCGTCGTCCTCCTGCGTGATGACCAGCACCCTGTTGGGGACTCCGATCGCTACACCCTGCACGCCCCGCAGGCTCGGACTGAGACCATCCGAGTCCTCAACTAACCTCAG AGATGCAACACGCACCACCAGCACCTCCCTGGGGTTGGTGCGCCTCCTCCAGGAGAGAGGGATCTCAGCCGCCATGTATCACCAGAGCCAGGGCTCGGAGTACGGTCAGGGTGGAGTCCTGTTCAGCACCTCCATCACCCCTAACCGAGCGCCCAACCCGGACCCCCTGggcccctccacccctcccagCTCGCCCACGGGACAGGGAGCCTCAGCGGTGCCAACGTCTGCGGGCTTCGACTTCAAGAGCCCTTCCTACGACAACTTCCTGACCTCCAAACCGGCCCGCTCCATCCTGAAGGAGGTGACGGGGAGGATGAGGGGCAGGCAGCGAGGGAAGGACTGCGAAAGCCAGACGGACGTTAGCGTGACCGTCCACAACCTCAACCTGCTGGACAAGGTGAAGCGGTTGGGTGTGGGTGGAGGTCCGGGGGGCAGAGCAATGAGTCCCGGCCCAATCCTGGGGCCTCTGGGCGGGCTGCGCAGATCCGGTTCCCCTTTTGGGCCCGAGGGGATGAGGAGGAACCGGAGTTATCCAGCCATGGTTGGGGCGAGCATGGCCATGAAAGCCCCGGGGCCCCAGGAGTAG